One region of Arvicola amphibius chromosome 3, mArvAmp1.2, whole genome shotgun sequence genomic DNA includes:
- the LOC119810143 gene encoding olfactory receptor 143-like — MQPVKQMAIKSNSSVTEFILMGLTVQPGLQLPLFVFFLLNYIATVVGNLSLMNLICLNSHLHTPMYFFIFNLSCIDFCYSFVCTPKLLMSFVSEKNTISFKGCMTQLFFFCFFVNSECYVLTAMAYDRYVAICQPLQYTTVMSPRICCLLMFGSYLMGFAGAMVHTGFMIRLSFCDSNIINHYMCDIFPLLQLSCSSTYVNELVSSAVVGTILILSSVIILVSYAMILFNIIHMSSGRAWSKAMGTCGSHIITVSLFYGSGLLAYVKPASAEYVGQGKIFSVFYTLVIPMLNPLIYSLRNKDVKDTVKKTMKRITS, encoded by the coding sequence ATGCAACCAGTGAAGCAAATGGCTATAAAAAGTAACTCTTCAGTGACTGAGTTCATTCTTATGGGATTAACAGTTCAACCAGGGCTCCAGTTGCCCCTGTTCGTCTTCTTCTTGTTAAACTACATAGCCACTGTGGTGGGAAACCTGAGCTTAATGAATCTCATTTGTCTAAATTCACATCttcacactcccatgtactttttcATCTTCAATCTCTCCTGCATTGATTTctgttattcatttgtttgtacTCCAAAATTGCTGATGAGttttgtttcagagaagaatacCATCTCCTTTAAAGGATGCATGACTcagctgtttttcttctgtttttttgtgAACTCTGAGTGTTATGTGTTGACAGccatggcctatgatcgctatgtggccatctgtcaGCCCCTTCAGTACACAACTGTCATGTCCCCTAGGATATGTTGTCTGCTGATGTTTGGCTCTTACCTGATGGGTTTTGCTGGGGCTATGGTTCACACAGGATTTATGATCAGGCTCAGCTTTTGTGATTCTAACATCATCAACCACTACATGTGTGAcatcttccctctccttcagCTCTCCTGCAGTAGCACCTATGTCAATGAGCTTGTGAGTTCTGCTGTAGTTGGAACAATTCTCATTTTATCTAGTGTCATTATTTTGGTATCATATGCTATGATCCTTTTCAATATCATTCATATGTCATCAGGTAGGGCTTGGTCCAAAGCCATGGGCACTTGTGGGTCTCATATCATAACTGTTAGTCTCTTTTATGGATCTGGGCTGCTTGCTTATGTCAAGCCAGCATCTGCTGAGTATGTGGGCCAGGGAAaaattttctcagtgttttataCTCTTGTGATCCCCATGCTGAATCCTCTCATTTACAGCCTCAGGAACAAAGATGTCAAAGATACTGTGAAGAAAACCATGAAGAGAATCACAAGCTGA